The sequence below is a genomic window from Lolium perenne isolate Kyuss_39 chromosome 4, Kyuss_2.0, whole genome shotgun sequence.
ttaactaatgacttatatatatgacactacatatttaaacgtgcgtaggtttcactttattcttctcgtcatcaatatgcaaattggagaagttgaagtctttgactcactaagcaaagaaccggaactatacttgtcttgttatttaatgctcaaaaggtaattttaattgttatcggtttgtttcgttaatttcctgctatgaactaattgataactcttttatgcattttcttttatcGGGCAGCGTATGggcaactttcatcaaggaagataagtcCCATGAATGGCCATCGAGGCTGCGATGGAAGGCGAAAGTAAGtactactacctaggtccacacacctttaattatcatacttgacgattgtttgattgaattatattcttgtaaagaaatgcccgcaacaaccacaagggactgatctctgtggattctacgtttgcgagtacatccacagaattgtcagcgagagaatgaATAATCAAAGAAATATagaggtacgaaaacaatattcacaaatttgttttcttatcataagttgtgctgagtttcagtaatagttgtttcattgtggtttgaatatatatatatatatacacacacacataTCTCATGtactcatttgtatcttattcttttatagttggcaacaaagcggaacaagctcccaatcgatgaccgcttcatagcaataggcgaggaattggcgggattcttccttcgggacgtcataccaccagtcgcagagttccactatgaatgaagatgtacatgctaCATATATAGttcactcgaagagtaccactatgctacatgtaacagacaatatatagagtacgcctcggagagtaacactatgcatgaagatcgatcttcatgcatagtgcttcttaatttgcgatcttatgcaattacatgtgtgttatattatatgcaccaacttgctatgcatcatcttgatcttcatgtactacctaaacccaaacgcgtttctggtgcatcgacgcgatatgaaataaaccgatatccctaaacccctccaaaaaccctaaaacttcaattctctgccgcggcagagattcgggcaaattccctgccgcgggtgggaacctttggtaccggttcgtattaccaaccggtaccaaagctccttggccctgagctctcctggcggcacacgtggaggcaccttttataccggttcgtaagcaaccggtacgaaaggggggagggggggggggggctttagtgccggataatttataccggttgctcaaccggtacgaatgcccctctggaaccggtattgatgagaggttttctactagtgtctgCAGACAGCAGCGACCACTATAGATCTGAATATGCATCGTAATCTTCACTATGCAATGCTCCCTTTTTACTCCTATTTTTAAATTAGATTCAGAAGGTCCATGAGATTGGGCGTTAGCCCATCTACCTCCACCCATCGAATAAACCTCGAGCGCTTGCTTGCAGACTAGGAGCCTGCCTTGATCATCCgtgatttcttttgcacatcattgCATGCACGCCTGCATGCTTAAGCTTGGCTGTATCCCATCTTGGTGACTACTATGTTAAGCTGAGCAACTAATACCATACATAGCACTCCCACCGTCCATaaataattgactcaaattttagGGCGTGGATATATGTGCGAGTCATTTATTTTCGGACGGAGAAAGTACTAGCCAGTGATTTCAATGGTTTACGGTCTGAGATGCATGTGcgagagcaaatatatattttcaCTTATTAACTGCACAATATGTTGTGATCTCATGATATTAACAAATAGTTATTCGGCAGACTTTTATGCATCTCTCTTAATTTATTTGCAGTAATCTTGAAAATTAACACATATGTTCTCTTGACTAATTAGCACATGTATTATTATTGTAGATAGCAGCATCTAAGCAAGAACAGGAGAGGAGGAGCTCAATAATTACCAAGTCGACTACATATTTGCTTGGAGAAGGTTGGCTTTCTACAGCTTTTACTGGATACTTTTAATCCCACCTACCTTAAGACCATCCGCATTATTTCACACCCAGAAATTATCATGTTGATTTAATACAAATTGAGTAATCCGTATGACCAAATTATAACATTTAAGATCAGCTCCAAATAATTATCAAGGCTCTTTGCGCCAGATTGGAAGCCTTTAAAACCATATAAGATTAAACTACCATAGTGTACCATCAGATTTAAAAAACGTAGAGAAACCTCGCAACAATATATTCAGATATCGCATCGTCCAGTAAATAGGAACACAACATTAATAGGAATATGAACCATAGTAACATAGCAACTTCATTTCTACAACACCATTAAAGGCCCAAAAAGAAACCCCATAACTCAAAAGAATAAACTCCCTACAAACTTCTCCATATTGAGAGCATGATGATAAAAACCCCCAATCATAATATACCCCAATATTTCTAATCTGAGCAATTCCTATTAATTCCATTCCTTTTTCGGTGACCAAGAGCATATGTACCGTCAATTGTCATGAGTATGAGTCTGCTAATGAGTAGTTGGCGCACATGGTGCTTGCTTAACTCATGAAGAAGGACATATTCATGCTTCTATGTAGAATGTCGCTTAAGTCGAGGACGGGTTAACAAATAATTAGTGATGATGCATTTGTTATGAAGAAAGTTATCCGAACTTGGTGGCTTCATTGGTTAAGTAGGTAACTCACACATGCACGTTAATACATGTACTCACTCCATCCTGAAAAGGATGTCGCGgatttgtttaaatttgaatttatctTTATATTAAATACTGAatagtatctagatacatctaaatttaaataAATTTGAGACAAAAAAAATTAGGATGAAGGAAGTACAAAAAAAATCAGTATGACATCTCAAATCCATCTAGCTTATGTGATATGATCGGTTCTGAAGTACTTATTTGTGGCAGGCAAATGAGTATGTATATGGAAACAATATGTGGCATTTGTTGATGTATTTTTTCTATCTAAGAGACTCTCCGTGTTATCCCTTCCGTCAGAGTTTCTACCATGCGATAAGAGAAACTAAGAGATGTGTGAATGTGAGCGTATTTTAATAATTAGTTCAGTTGCTAAAAAGTCATATCATGTGTACTACTATATGCAGTAAAATATCCAATTATATATTTATAAATTAAAATAGTTAATGCAAGTATTAGTAATGTAAGACGCATCATATGTAATATATTCCCTATAATAAGTATGCTTATTATTTCCGACGGAATTCTAGGCATGTTTTTTTTTTGGAGTACCTTTTTGTATATTGTCCACAAGATAAACTGAGGAGACATGATGCGTCCAAGCAAAAAACTTAAAAAAATTCCTCAACTAATAGGTACTTGCATAAGAAGCACATACATGAACTATTATTGATCTAAGATATGGTTTAGTTTTTTTTAGGTCTGATGGTTACTTCGAACTAATAACGTCAATCACATAAATGTGAGCCCATGCGGTGCACGGGTTGATGACTAGTAATCTTAATCCATATGCTTATATGAAGCTTCTCCGTACAAGAGGAATATGAAGTGATAACTTCAGCTGGGGAAGCTATAATTTGTTTATCAATAATTAAACACAACACATATGGGCAAAATTTGATATCTCAATCCATATGCTTATATGAATATATTTTTAGATTTTTTATAACTTCAAAAGGtcatttttgaaatttgaaatgaACGGCTCCACTGATTTTGGGCTCCAAATTCATTTTTCAATTGTGAAACCATATATTTTGTGTAAGATCTTTCACATGTGGAATTTGGAGTGCACATGGTGTGCAACATCCATGTGTTAGGTCGAGGGTCGGACTTTGCTGTGTAATACTACGTATCCTTGTACCACTTAACTCACTCTTACTTGATTGATCAAATATTTACGAAGTAGGATAAAAGCTGTTTATCAACTCGTTTCACCTGAAGTTGGCTCGTTGCAAAAACCTACCCTTGTCAGTATGTACAAGATTGAAACATGTGATCAACGATGTTTTTATGTCACACTCATGGCGTTAGATTGGCCCTCCAGTATCTTAGGCATCTTTGTAATCTTGCATGATTGCATCTTTTGCCTTTTTATTTCTTCTTTGCATTTTTTTATTGGTTGTTTGCATTCTATATATTTCATCCGTTTCACTAAAGTTGTCTgagatttgttaaaatttagatgtatctagatgttatttagttctagatacattgaaattttaataaatcagggAGGGAGTACATAGAGATATGCAGAGGCCACGTGTAAACTCTATCGCATCAATCCCGCTTATGAGATTTAATAAGATCACTCCTGGTCATAAAAGAATATTTTGCGTGTCAAGAAGACAAATCATGAAGAAATATACAAGAGGCAGCCCACCCCACCGAGACACTTCATAGTTGGTACCGTTATTGCATCTTCTAACACGGCATCGAACAGCACCCGGTTCAACTCTGAACACCCCCTATTTCGTACAAAGAAATCATCCCGTGTCATGTATTGGAAGTATAGGGACCTGCAGCTCACCAACATACCCAACTAATTCCACCTTCCCCAACAAAAAACCACTACTATAAAATGACACAAACTCAAACACCAAAAGCAGACACCTACACAGCTGACAGCCCAATCAACCCAAGCAAGCAGCATCTCGCTCTGATCCACCAAAGAAGCTTAACCTCTCCCAATAGTAGCAAGCTAAGGGGAAGAGGGAGAAAAATCAATGGCAATTATTGGAGCAAAAAGCTTCttcatggtggcggtggcggcggtgctgGTGATGTCGGCGTCTGCACAGTCTGGGTGCACGGTGGCACTGATCGGCCTGTACCCGTGCATGAACTACATCAGTGGCAACGAGACGGCGCCGACCAAGTCATGCTGCTCACAGCTCAGTTCCGTAGTGCAGTCCCAGCCGGAGTGCCTCTGCAGCGCGCTCAGCGGCGACTCCGTCGGCGGCATGACCATCAACAAGACGCGCGCGCTTGAGCTGCCCAAGGCGTGCAACGTGCAGACCCCGCCGGTGAGCAAGTGCAACGACGGTAAGTGTTCCATCGACACCATTAGACAAGAGCAGATTCAGATACACTGGTCTACGGTCTACCCACCGTACATACATGCTCTGTTTTCGGTTCATGCATTGCTGAAAGAAAAAGTTCTCTCTCTTTCGCAGCTGGTGGTGCCAGTGCTCCGGTCGCCGACGCGCCGACCACGCCGGAGTTGCAGACACCTGCGGCTGCCGACTCAGGATCAAAGGCGACGCCATCAGGTCACCTGCAGCAGAATGGTGTCTCGTCGCTCCATGGCCCAGTGGGTCTGGTGTTCGCTCTCGCGGCCGCTGCGTTCTACGCTGTATCCACCGTGTGAGTGTCTCGATCGGTCATCGGACTGAAGCGCTAATTTCACGTTGGTGATCCTGAAATGCGTTATCTTTATTATTACCTCTATCAATACGTGAATTTCTTCGATTTGTCAAAATTTAAATAGTATATGTATACGCTATGTaattatatatgtatatatatattatcaaattaaaatatctatttatggacagagccAATATAGTTTAAGTTTTCTATTGGTTTAGCATTGGTGTTTGAGGATTATAGATACTGTTGTGTTTCACATAGGTACTATTGGATTTATCTGCCGTGGTCCAAATGTAAAGCTACTTGTTGTATTTGATAGATTTGCTTCAGCTTTACATCAGGCCCTAAGCATTTCCGGTTTTAAACGGTCTCTGCTGGTTGCTACCAGTTTTAACTAGATTGATTTGGTTTAGACTGCTTAGACTACAAGTGAACATGAGTTGGTGCGATCTGGTTGGACGGTGAAAACGGTTTGCAACCGGAGAACGGCAACTTCAGCATTCGTCCACGAGGGAGAGCGCCGGTGGCCACACCAA
It includes:
- the LOC127292448 gene encoding non-specific lipid transfer protein GPI-anchored 5-like, producing the protein MAIIGAKSFFMVAVAAVLVMSASAQSGCTVALIGLYPCMNYISGNETAPTKSCCSQLSSVVQSQPECLCSALSGDSVGGMTINKTRALELPKACNVQTPPVSKCNDAGGASAPVADAPTTPELQTPAAADSGSKATPSGHLQQNGVSSLHGPVGLVFALAAAAFYAVSTV